TATTCGAATATGGATATCCGAAACATCTTCGCTATTCTGATAAAATTCTTCTAGGTAATCAATGACAGCAGAAATCTTTGCTGTGAAAGTAACCCTACACTCATCTCTCTCCTCGCTCACCTGCAGATTTTCTACCTCTCGAAACAAAGAATTTCTTTCAAAATATCGGTTTCTACAGGTGAGTCTAATCTCCATGACTGGTTCACAAAGTTGCCATTCAGCTGTTTTCATGGCACTTTTTAACGAGGCATGTGCCCCAGTCAAATAGTAATACTCGCGATGAAAAGTCATGGTGCAAGAAGCATTGATTACTTCTATCTTGGAATCTACCACCGGATACCCCAATAGTACTCCTTTCGTTAACACCTCCCTAGAAAAATAATCTAACGATCTCGTAAATAATTGATACCCGAGTTTTTTTCCTTCTTCATCCCCTTCACGATCACTATGTGTAAAATGAATCAGCTCTTCATTCACTTGCTTATTTTCATAGTCATATCCCATTCCCACTTCAAGCATGTCTAACTGAATTTCAACTCTGGAAAATAAGTCATTTAAGCTTGTCATGCAGGAGTGATTGCCCTTCAAATGACGAGTCCCCTCTACCAATCGTTCTTTATAGAGGATACAAGTGTCGTTGATATTCAGCTCTATTTCTTCTCCGGCCATATAATCAATAATTCTTTTCAGATGCGGGTAATCATTGCCGATAAAAATGATGTTTTTATATTCAACAGGATCATACCAATTACCATCGTCCTTAAAATAAACAGCGATACAAACATCTTGATCGTATGCTTTTAATTTTTCTATGCGTTCCAACACCTTATTTCGCAGCTGACTTGTTTGAGGGAAAAGCATCGTTACCCCTATGTATTTTGATTTTACGTCAGGGACCAGCTTCTTTCGCTCATCCAAATAATCCACATACTTCATCATGGTATCAAATCTGTCTGTTCTCTTGCTTTCACTCATAAGTACTTCGTCCTCTCTTACATATCTATTCCCTATATTCTTCCACATCATTATCTTTCGTTCAATATTCCGAAGTTCTTCCAAATAAAAAAGCGGATGACCGTAGCCATATCCGCTTCCATTTTCCCTATTCTTATTTATAAAACAACTAGATTTGTGTATGAACCTTCTCTTCCCAGCTCGAACTTGCCGCCGTCGGTTGAACAACTGGCAAAATAGACAACTCCATCAAATTCCGATGCTTGCCTGGCCCGTAGTAATCCTGCTCAGCATGAGCTAGACGGAAGCCATAGGCAGACAAAGCGCGAATAGAGGATGCGTTCGTTTCACTCACCGTAACCTGCACGGTACGAAGTGTCGGAAACTGGCGCAGAGCTTGCAGTCTGGTTTCGATTAGCCGCTTGCCGATGCCTTGGCCTTGAAACTCCTTGCTCACATTACTAAACAGAAGCCAGCCAGTCGTCTGATACATATCAATTCCGGCGCAGCTAAAACCGATGAGCTGGCCGTTGTAGGTCGCCTTGAAAATCAGCTCAGGAAACAGCTCCATATACTTTTTCAGCTCATGCAAGTTCATTCGATCGGGTAATGTCATATCCGCCAACGTAATCATTTCCGCAAAATCATCTCTTACGACGCGCTCAATCCGCACTTCCACCCTACCCGCCTCCTGTACATTCGCTCTTACATTTACACTGTAGCAAACGGGTATAAAGCTGGAATGGATGGCGTGTGAAAGTACTGTAAAATTCATTGCGTCCGGCTGAATAAACGTCTATAAAAGTGGAATGTATATAGATATTTTCATCGCCTCAGGATAGCTCGAACCTCTCACGTCTGTCACTTCAAAATCCGGTCCCTTGCCTCTCTCATAATTCGATTGAGGCAACCATGTTCCGTAAATGTAGCGACGTGTGTTTTGTACAAGGTCGGCATCACCCGTCACTTTGAATTCCGCGTATTTTCCGCCAGGCAAGACAAGTGAAATAAAACCTTCAGGCAATTCATCAGGAACATGATGCACAACCTCCCCGATCACAAAAGAAAAGTTCCCATCATCTTCAAATTCGCAGGCAATTCCGTACGACATATCTTCCGCCGCTTTATTGGGAATCCGCAAATAGTCTTGATTACGGCCGAATTCATCATAAAAGCCTGGAATGTCTTTAAAATGCTGCTCATCCTGTAAACTCGTCCGGAACCTGCGCCCCATGATACAAATGTCATCTAATGTCGCGATGTTTGGTTTGTTCATCGTGATCTCTCCTTTGATCGTTTGGCGAAAGGCCAAGAAGTCCATCTTGGCTAGATACGGCAGCGAATGATTTTCTTTGCGATACCTTCCAGGCGTAATCCCGAACTGCTTCTCAAAAGCGCGTGTCAATGCTTCCTGCGACTGGTATTGATAAGCTACCGCAATTTCGAGTACATTGTCACTTGTCTGTTTTAGCGCAAGTGCGGCTTCCGACAGTCTGCGCTTACGAATGTACTCCTGCACGCTGAAGCCTGAAATTGCCTGAAACAGACGTTGAAAATGAAATGCAGAGAAATGCGCCTGAGAAGCAATTTCCGTGATGTTCATTTCTTCCTGAAGATGCTCTTCCACAAAATCAATCGCGTCCTGAATCCGCTTGTACGTGTCCATCTTTGACTTCCTTCACCTATTTTTTCTTAAGTATGCGGGAGATCACTGGTATTTTTTTGATCAACTGTGCTATCCTTCAAGCTTTACGTCGTCAGTCGCTCTACCAATTCGGGCGACAGCTCCTTCTCTTCCTTTTTCCCATCCAGCTGCTGTGTCCAAATCCGCTCATGCAGCATCTCAAATCCGTATTTTCCCATCAGCGTACTGGAGCTAGATACGGTGGTGATCTCTAGTAATTCTCCGATTGGCTGATCATCGCAACCGACTACGGCTAAGTCTTCCGGTACGCGAATCCCCAATCTGCTCGCCTCTTTGATGATTCCTGCCGCTATATGATTGCACGATACGATCATAGCTGTCGGCCGCTCTTCTGTTTGCAGCAATTTCCCCACGACATCCTTGCCGTCCTGGATCGTTAAACACTCTTCAAATGACCACTTAGGAGAGGGTGTCACGTCAATCGAACGCAGCTTTTCGTAATAGGCACGTTTGCGATGTTGACTGTTAAAGCTGTTTTTTCTGCCGATGCAATACCCGATCCGGCGATGCCCCTTCTTGATCAGATACTCCATCCCGATCAGAAACGTTTGATAGTGGTCGATATGAACACTCGAAACAGAGGTGGTATCATTTGCTTCACACGTGATGATAGGTCCGTAACCTGCATATTCGTTGAGCGTTTCGCAAGAGCTGGATCTGGAGCACATGATGAGCCCGTCGATTTTTTTATTTTTGAGCAAGTGTAAAACACTGCGTTCTTGCTCGGGGTTGTTATTCGTTTGGCACACCATCAGCTTGTAATGATGCTGGACTGCTTCTGCCGCAATCCCTTCGATAATGGAGCTGTAGTATTGGTTGTTGACGAGAGGCAATGTCACACCGATGACCATCGTTTTTCCGGTAGAGAGGTGGACCGCATTACTGTTTTGAACATAATTTTGTTCTTCAATAATCTTGAGAATCTCCGCGCGTTTTTTCTCGTTCACGTACGGATGGTTGTTAAGCACACGGGAAACGGTTGATACGGATACACCCGCCAATTTCGCGATTTCTCTTATGTTAGCCACTCAGATTACTCCTCGAAGTCGGATCAGTACTTATTACATACATCAAAACACATTCCGCTTGCTCTGAAAAGCGTTCCACATATTATGCTCTCCTTATGTAGAATGAAAGGAGTCGTGTTTTGTGATTCGCTTAAAATTTGAATATCTCTTGTTTATCGTAGGCTTATTGATTTTGGCGCTCGGGATCAATATGATGACGACCATTACTTCCTTTGGTCTTAGCCCGTATGATTCTCTGTTTATTGCCCTGTATCAAAACTTCGGAATATCGATTGGCTTCTGGATGCTTGCCATTAACCTGACCTTTGTCATCATCGTCCTTTTCATGGATCGCAGTTACATTACTGTCGGTGCCATTTTGGTCATGCTGCTGATCTCCCTCTTTGTTGATTTGATCGGGTCTATCGATGCGCTCATGGCTACTATCCGTTCATTGCCGCCGCTTCTGACCATGGCACTCGGAAACATTTGCATCGGCAGCGGTATCGGGTTGTATGTGTGTACGCAAGTGTGCACAGCTCCCCAAGAGGCCTTTGTACTGGTTATGTCGAAAAGATTAAAGTGGACATTTAGACGCACAGAAATTTTGCTGGCGTGCATGTTTCTTAGCGCAAGCTTCCTGTTAGATGGCCCGATTTATTACGGAACAGTCGTGCTGTCGTTTACGACTGGCTACATTATTCAAGCAGCAATCAACGTCGGGAATAAGATGCTACGTCTCGTCAATCAAACGAAGGGGGCGGAGGCAAAATAGGAGGAAAGACTTGAGAAATTTTCGACCAAAAGTTGTGTGTTCGCTTGCAGTGAGCCTGTTTCTGTTGCTTGGCGGTTGCTCCTCATCCACTGGTCTCGTAAAAGCTGGTGGAGATGTTTTTGCCCAGAGCGAAATTCACAGACTGACCCAAGATCCTGAAAACGTGACGCATTACCGGCCGATGAGTATTCAGGAAATAACACCTCTATTGCCTTCGTCTCTCCAAAGCCGCATCAAGTCAGTGGATAAAACGAAGCTACCTTTTCCTGTCGAAAAAGAGATGGCCTATCTCGTCTCATTCTCCTCAGGCTCCGAAAAAGAAACACGACACCAGCTACAGCTGACATACGCTCAGGATACCGAAGTTCCTATTATGGAAAACTTCTTCATCGTACGTATGACAGAGATAGATGAAAATCCCTTGGCCCATGTAAAGCCATCTACTTCTGGACTGGATTCGTTTGGGAACGTCATGCGCGTTGAACCACTGACCGACGATGTCACTTTCTATCATCATATCATCACGACGAACAGCTCTTATGTGTATAACTTTTACAAGTACGATGATAAAAATCAGGCAGTAAATCTGATCGCCACAAATGCCCATGAGATGGAGTTCTATGACCAAGGAATCTTGTATCATCTCGCGTACCACACCGGAAGCACTCAACTGGACCCTACCCTTCATGATCAGATGGTAGCACTGGCGAAGGATTTAATTTCTGTTCGTTCCTAAATGAAAAAGAAGGATTCCCCTGTAGCTCATTAGACTGCGAGGCGGAATCCTTTTTTCTATCTCTTGACCTTCACGTGGCGTGAAGCTTTACGATATTTTCCAGTACGATCAAGTAACCGGAGGATGAACGATGCCAAACCACGAACACATTTATAAAACTCAAGCGGAACAGTACGATTTGATGATTTCCAGACAACCAAGTCTGCTCGCAGTCATCGAAGAAATCCCCCCTATCAAAGGACAGGACGTAATCGATCTGGGAGCTGGCTCTGGAAGACTCACCTCTGTGCTTGCCCCTCATGCCAAGTCCATTCTTGCTGTCGATGCTTCCGCTGCCATGCTCGAAGTGAATGCAGAACAGCTGACGCAAGCCGGTCTTTCCAATTGGAAAACCAGCGTAGCGGATCATCGAAATATTCCCGCGGACGATAACAGTTCGGATGTCATCGTAGCAGGGTGGACTGTTTGTTACCTCACCAGTTCTGAAGTTCCCAACAACGAGCTCAATCTTGAAAAGATCATTCGGGAGATGAAACGCGTGCTTCGTCCTGGTGGCACGATCGTCATCATGGAGACGATGGGGACCGGATATGAAACACCTCATCCACCCAAATTTCTTACACAGTATTATTCCTTGTTAGAAAACAAATACGGCTTCTCTCACAAATGGATTCGCTTGGACTACCGATTTGCAGACTTGGAAGAAGCAGAACGGCAAGCAAGATTTTTCTTTGGGGATGATCTTGCGGACAGAGTCGTTGTGGAGAAGCTGGTGACTTTGCCGGAATGCGCGGGGGTTTGGTGGCTGGCGGTATGATTGCAAAAACCCTGCCACACCATTGTTTTTAGCGGACCCTTCGTTGTACTAACACAAAAAAGCCATCCTGCTCGGATGGCTAACTCATTCCCTGAAAACTGAATACGCATGATTGCTAAGAATTTGTGGATAAGTCCTCGACCGATTAGTATTCGTCAGCTCCACGCGTTACCGCGCTTCCACACCGAACCTATCAACCTCATCGTCTATGAGGGGTCTTACCAGCTTGCGCTGTGGGAAGTCTCATCTTGGAGGGGGCTTCACGCTTAGATGCTTTCAGCGCTTATCCCGTCCGCACATAGCTACCCAGCTGTGCCACTGGCGTGACAACTGGTGCACCAGCGGTGCGTCCATCCCGGTCCTCTCGTACTAAGGACAGCTCTCCTCAAACTTCCTACGCCCGCGACAGATAGGGACCGAACTGTCTCACGACGTTCTGAACCCAGCTCGCGTACCGCTTTAATGGGCGAACAGCCCAACCCTTGGGACCTACTTCAGCCCCAGGATGCGATGAGCCGACATCGAGGTGCCAAACCTCCCCGTCGATGTGGACTCTTGGGGGAGATAAGCCTGTTATCCCCAGGGTAGCTTTTATCCGTTGAGCGATGGCCCTTCCATGCGGAACCACCGGATCACTAAGCCCGACTTTCGTCCCTGCTCGACTTGTAGGTCTCGCAGTCAAGCTCCCTTCTGCCTTTACACTCTACGAATGATTTCCGACCATTCTGAGGGAACCTTTGGGCGCCTCCGTTACCTTTTAGGAGGCGACCGCCCCAGTCAAACTGCCCACCTGGCATGGTCCTCTCGCCCGATAAGGGCGACGAGTTAGAAACTCCGTACATCAAGGGTGGTATCCCACCGACAGCTCCACAGAGGCTGGCGCCCCTGCTTCTCAGCTTCCCACCTATCCTGTACATGATGCACAAAGTTCCAATACCAGGCTACAGTAAAGCTCCATGGGGTCTTTCCGTCTTGTCGCGGGTAACCTGCATCTTCACAGGTATTATGATTTCACCGGGTCTCTTGCCGAGACAGCGCCCAAGTCGTTACGCCTTTCGTGCGGGTCGGAACTTACCCGACAAGGAATTTCGCTACCTTAGGACCGTTATAGTTACGGCCGCCGTTTACTGGGGCTTCGGTTCAAAGCTTCGCTTGCGCTAACTCATCCCCTTAACCTTCCAGCACCGGGCAGGCGTCAGCCCCTATACTTCGCCTTGCGGCTTCGCAGAGACCTGTGTTTTTGCTAAACAGTCGCTTGGGCCTTTTCACTGCGGCCCCCTCGGGCTATTAACCCTACCGAGGCGCCCCTTCTCCCGAAGTTACGGGGCCATTTTGCCGAGTTCCTTAGCAAGAGTTATCCCGCGCACCTTAGGATTCTCTCCTCGCCTACCTGTGTCGGTTTGCGGTACGGGCACCTTGTTCCTCGCTAGACGCTTTTCTTGGCAGTGTGAAATTAGGGACTTCGGTACTTACATTTCCCTCGCCATCACAGCTCATGCTTAACGGTGTGCGGATTTGCCTACACACCACACTTACTGCTTGGACGGCCATCCAGTAGGCCGCTCACCCTATCCTCCTGCGTCACGCCATTGCTCAAGCGGAACAGAGGTGGTACAGGAATATCAACCTGTTGTCCATCGCCTACGCCTTTCGGCCTCAGCTTAGGTCCCGACTAACCCTGGGAGGACGAGCCTTCCCCAGGAAACCTTAGGCTTTCGGTGGACAAGATTCTCACTTGTCTTTTCGCTACTTACACCGGCATTCTCACTTCCAAGCGCTCCACCGCTCTTTCCAGTACGGCTTCACTGCTGCTTGGAACGCTCCCCTACCCAGTCCGTAAGGACTGCCATAGCTTCGGTGATACGTTTAGCCCCGTTACATTTTCCGCGCAGAGTCACTCGACCAGTGAGCTATTACGCACTCTTTAAATGGTGGCTGCTTCTAAGCCAACATCCTGGTTGTCTGGGCAACTCCACATCGTTTCCCACTTAACGTATACTTGGGGACCTTAGCTGATGGTCTGGGCTGTTTCCCTTTTGACGATGGATCTTAGCACTCACCGTCTGACTCCCGGACATAAGTCATTGGCATTCGGAGTTTGACTGAATTCGGTAACCCGATGAGGGCCCCTAGTCCAATCAGTGCTCTACCTCCAAGACTCTAAATTCCGAGGCTAGCCCTAAAGCTATTTCGGGGAGAACCAGCTATCTCCGAGTTCGATTGGAATTTCACCGCTAGCCACACCTCATCCCCGCACTTTTCAACGTGCGTGGGTTCGGGCCTCCAGTAGGTGTTACCCTACCTTCACCCTGGACATGGCTAGATCACACGGTTTCGGGTCTACGGCAGCGTACTATCGCCCTATTCAGACTCGCTTTCGCTGCGGCTCCGTCTCTTCAACTTAACCTCGCACGCTACCGTAACTCGCCGGTTCATTCTACAAAAGGCACGCCGTCACCCTTTTAACGGGCTCCGACTATTTGTAAGCACACGGTTTCAGGTACTATTTCACTCCCCTCCCGGGGTGCTTTTCACCTTTCCCTCACGGTACTGGTTCACTATCGGTCGCTAGGTAGTATTTAGCCTTAGCAGATGGTCCTGCCAGATTCACACGGGATTTCACGTGTCCCGCGCTACTCGGGGTTGGTCTCGGAGAGACGCGCGTTTAGGTTACGCGACTATCACGCTCTATGGTCAGCTTTCCCAAGCTGTTCACCTACGCGCGTCTTTTGTAACTCCATGTGAGACGCCCCACAACCCCGCCGGGTAAACCCGACGGTTTAGGCTCTTCCGCGTTCGCTCGCCACTACTGACGGAATCACTATTGTTTTCTCTTCCTCCGGCTACTTAGATGTTTCAGTTCACCGGGTCTGCCTTCTCATCACCTATGTATTCAGTGAAGGATACCATCCCATTACAGATGGTGGGTTGCCCCATTCGGAGATCCCCGGATCAAAGCGTGCTTACCGCTCCCCGAGGCTTATCGCAGTTCGCTGCGTCCTTCTTCGGCTCCTAGCGCCAAGGCATCCACCGTGTGCCCTTAGTAACTTAACCACGACGCACAGGATGTGCTAGTGCATGCGTTGTCTCATGGATGAGACGAACTTAGCAGGCCATCCTTGCATTTCCGTAATTACTAAAAGTACTTACAGTTTATATCTTAGCAATTTCATGCAGTATCCAGTTTTCAAGGAACAATGGATAGTTACTCATAAGAGTAACTGCCTGGCGACGTCCTACTCTCCCGGCTCCCTGCGGAGCAAGTACCATCGGCGCTGGAGGGCTTAACGGCCGTGTTCGGCATGGGAACGGGTGTGTCCCCTCCGCCATCATCACCAGACTTATAGGATGTAAGTCGTTCTGCGTTCTCGCATGGACGCGAGAGCCTTTAGCAGAACTTCCTTATCATCTTGTGAAGGATTCATGCTCCTTCAAAACTGAACAGCGAACGTTGCGTTAATCGTC
The window above is part of the Brevibacillus antibioticus genome. Proteins encoded here:
- a CDS encoding GNAT family N-acetyltransferase; protein product: MEVRIERVVRDDFAEMITLADMTLPDRMNLHELKKYMELFPELIFKATYNGQLIGFSCAGIDMYQTTGWLLFSNVSKEFQGQGIGKRLIETRLQALRQFPTLRTVQVTVSETNASSIRALSAYGFRLAHAEQDYYGPGKHRNLMELSILPVVQPTAASSSWEEKVHTQI
- a CDS encoding class I SAM-dependent methyltransferase, encoding MPNHEHIYKTQAEQYDLMISRQPSLLAVIEEIPPIKGQDVIDLGAGSGRLTSVLAPHAKSILAVDASAAMLEVNAEQLTQAGLSNWKTSVADHRNIPADDNSSDVIVAGWTVCYLTSSEVPNNELNLEKIIREMKRVLRPGGTIVIMETMGTGYETPHPPKFLTQYYSLLENKYGFSHKWIRLDYRFADLEEAERQARFFFGDDLADRVVVEKLVTLPECAGVWWLAV
- a CDS encoding YczE/YyaS/YitT family protein — translated: MIRLKFEYLLFIVGLLILALGINMMTTITSFGLSPYDSLFIALYQNFGISIGFWMLAINLTFVIIVLFMDRSYITVGAILVMLLISLFVDLIGSIDALMATIRSLPPLLTMALGNICIGSGIGLYVCTQVCTAPQEAFVLVMSKRLKWTFRRTEILLACMFLSASFLLDGPIYYGTVVLSFTTGYIIQAAINVGNKMLRLVNQTKGAEAK
- a CDS encoding LacI family DNA-binding transcriptional regulator, whose product is MANIREIAKLAGVSVSTVSRVLNNHPYVNEKKRAEILKIIEEQNYVQNSNAVHLSTGKTMVIGVTLPLVNNQYYSSIIEGIAAEAVQHHYKLMVCQTNNNPEQERSVLHLLKNKKIDGLIMCSRSSSCETLNEYAGYGPIITCEANDTTSVSSVHIDHYQTFLIGMEYLIKKGHRRIGYCIGRKNSFNSQHRKRAYYEKLRSIDVTPSPKWSFEECLTIQDGKDVVGKLLQTEERPTAMIVSCNHIAAGIIKEASRLGIRVPEDLAVVGCDDQPIGELLEITTVSSSSTLMGKYGFEMLHERIWTQQLDGKKEEKELSPELVERLTT
- a CDS encoding elongation factor G encodes the protein MSESKRTDRFDTMMKYVDYLDERKKLVPDVKSKYIGVTMLFPQTSQLRNKVLERIEKLKAYDQDVCIAVYFKDDGNWYDPVEYKNIIFIGNDYPHLKRIIDYMAGEEIELNINDTCILYKERLVEGTRHLKGNHSCMTSLNDLFSRVEIQLDMLEVGMGYDYENKQVNEELIHFTHSDREGDEEGKKLGYQLFTRSLDYFSREVLTKGVLLGYPVVDSKIEVINASCTMTFHREYYYLTGAHASLKSAMKTAEWQLCEPVMEIRLTCRNRYFERNSLFREVENLQVSEERDECRVTFTAKISAVIDYLEEFYQNSEDVSDIHIRIDRYVPLEDTAHVVDRFAVQYDITKWKDALNEEDERKE
- a CDS encoding AraC family transcriptional regulator; its protein translation is MDTYKRIQDAIDFVEEHLQEEMNITEIASQAHFSAFHFQRLFQAISGFSVQEYIRKRRLSEAALALKQTSDNVLEIAVAYQYQSQEALTRAFEKQFGITPGRYRKENHSLPYLAKMDFLAFRQTIKGEITMNKPNIATLDDICIMGRRFRTSLQDEQHFKDIPGFYDEFGRNQDYLRIPNKAAEDMSYGIACEFEDDGNFSFVIGEVVHHVPDELPEGFISLVLPGGKYAEFKVTGDADLVQNTRRYIYGTWLPQSNYERGKGPDFEVTDVRGSSYPEAMKISIYIPLL